The DNA segment tgtttttatttcttttattaactgattaaaattttgtagttttatcatTGTAGTCGTATCGCATCAAAGATAACGTATTCTAAGAACTTTAAGGATCAATTACTTATCCTCGTATACCGTATTACAGTTCCGGGTATGAATAATCCATCCAGTTTCCCTAAGACCTAGGTAGTCATCAATAGGGCTAATAactaataaagattatttttaagatatgaCAAGACACCAAATACCTTTATCATCAGTCATCAAAGCACACTTGCCAGATATCTAAATACTACTAGGTATCACCGATACTGATTATGTTCTCCAAACTGTGAAGTGATTCATAGGGCGTTGCGCTTATTCGCCAAAACATTGcagctttttattttgaaccttgTAACCATGATCAACAAAGTAACAACAAAGTACATTTACGCTCTACATTCAAGAAAGTTGTTTTAGAACTTTTttcagaatgtttttttttgtattctttcaGGAAAAAGGTACTGAGCATGAGCGCAGGTATTGAATACCCTAACGGAATGCGGTGGGAGCTGGCCGCTTGCTTGGTCTGTGCTTGGGTGCTAGTTTACTTTGCTCTATGGAAAAGTATCAAATCTTCCGCAAAAGTCCGATACATCACCACAACACTGCCCTTTCTACTAATTATAGTTTTCCTCGGACGTTCACTGACACTCGACGGAGCTGATAAAGGCCTGAGGTTCTTCTTCAAGCCGGAATGGGAACTTTTAAAGCAATCGAGGCCATGGGTGAACGCGGCCTCTCAAGTATTTAACTCGATCGGAGTGGCTTTCGGGTCCATGATAATGTTTGCGTCTTACAATAGATTTGACAATAACTTCCTTCACGACACTGTGGCCGTGTCGCTTATCAATGCAGTCACCAGTCTCATCGTGGGAATATTCACTTTCGCCACAATCGGCAACATAGCTTTTGAACAAAACACATCTGTTAAGGATGTAATCGCTGATAGtgggtattttttataaagattttaaatcattaaacatTGCCTGAAACTCGTTTATTAATCTTGATCTTATCTTTATTTCAGGTCCTGGGTTATTGTTCGTAGTGTACCCGCAGGCTATAGCAAAAATGCCAGCTTCACAATTATGGGCGGTGCTTTTCTTCTTTATGTTCCTTTGTCTTGGACTTAATAGTCAGGTGAATATAATCAAAACTACGCTCTCTCAGTCTATAAAAAAAGCTTTCAGAAACTTAAATGAATATACTGGACagcttctttaaaaatatattgcaagAACAAAAAGCGAGAAAATTCTAGGTAATAGtaaatttataatgtatggTTTAATTCCAGTTTGCAATCGTGGAAGTAGTTGTGACGTCCATACAAGACGGGTTCCCAGACATGATACGCCGAAGATTAGTGTACCACGAACTGTTAGTGCTGTGCGTGTGTGGAGTCTCATTAGTGTTCGGGCTGCCTCACATAATACATAGCGGCATATATGTCTTTCAACTGATGGACTATTATGCCGCTTCGTTGAGCATCACATATCTCGCCTTCTTTGAAGTGGTGGCTATTGCTTGGTTCTACGGAGTCGGCAGATTATCCAGAAACATTAAGCAAATGACAGGTTAGTATCTAGTTCTTATTCATGTTCCTATTTGTGACATGTCTTTTGTTTCGAATGGCCATCTTGTTAACAGTAGACAATTTGCccttattaaaatacatatctaaTTGCCCTATTTAGGTATATTCCATTTACGCGCAcagtttgaatattaatttaattaggtaGAAGGACACTTATGCACATGAACAATAAAGCCTGTAGTTGGTGCCTATAGTGACATCACACGGGATGTCCTACCATTTCGTTCAACATAACATCCGTTTTGTTTGTATTCTCGGAGATTTTAAtcacacttttatttatttaggcacaTTATCAAATATGTAACGTTAAATCATGTGTCCTTTAATACTTTATCATCAGTGTACACCACACCCTATCGAACCTATGTACCTATTACCACATACCAATCCTTATTTAATCGGATATAATAACTGATACGTGGTATTCAACTTGACATcaatttttctgattttttataCGTGCCAAGAGCAAGACTAACGAATTCTTTAACTGATGTAATGGAATGAGTTCTACATCTTTGGGAAAACTTACTGTAATGTCCTATCACTCAGGCTAAGTAAATAAGTACCTCGTGTAAATACCACGCTAACAGACAAACTGTATAAATTTCAACTCTATATCACCTACCTAACATTTTAAAGGTGCTCTCCgctatttaaatactttttgtcgATGTTGTAAACCTAACCAAGgttaaaatatgtaggtacattttataacatagataataactataataagcTCTCTCATGATCActactatttttttgttcaatacaaTGGCCTCACGAATTTTAGTGACCGAGTGGATATGCTTGAAAAAAAGTTCATATTAGGTATGTTACGTTACAACGAATCTTCATCTAATTCAGTATCTTTGTCAATATACGTTTAAAATAACATCAGACAAAACTTTAAATCACACTTATTGTAGGTTGATAAATAAACCTGCTTCTCCTGTTTAAACTCGTCTAATATTTTTCTGTGCTACTCTAGTGACACtcatttcgttttatttttaaacctactttaacttttcgtataaatataaatctggTGGTTTCAGGTCGccgaccttcgttgtatttccGAGTGTGCTGGCTGGTAGCCACGCCGGCGCTGCTGCTGGCACTGTGGGTGGCTAGTATGGTGGACTACACACCGCCCTCGTACAGGCAGTACCAGTACCCGACGTGGGCGCAGGTGCTCGGCTGGATCATTGCATCTCTCTCATTGCTTTGTATACCAGTTTACGCTATTTTCATCGTAATCGGATCACCCGGAAATAACTGGAGAGAGGTAAattgacgttttatttttcactaaaGATACAATTGTTTGACTCGCCTACGTTCGaacctgcacacttattttggaaatatttgtttctataagtATTTCTTTCTGTTTATATAAAAGGCCAAATACAAATGAGTCTATAATTAAAATGGTGATCACATTTAATGAAGCATAATTGCACtacaatcatttataataataagtcgttacaatgtatttttattactcatgTCTATTTCACGACGAATTTTTTATCAATTGTGACTTTACAAGTTGACTTAAAGATTTTATCATAAATTGTAAGCcagacatttctttttatattgtaaacaaTTCTTGAGAATGTACCAACTCaatggatttatattttttacagaaattgCGTAATTCAATACGACCCACATCAATATGCGAATGCGGTGTGAACGAGTGCGACATCTGCTGCTCAGAATCTGAACAGCCGGACGACAAGACCGCTATCAACTAGTCTGAAACACATTAGAGAATAAgaaaatacatacctactttcTACAATAGCAGGAGATATACTTTGATATCAAGAATAAACAACACAGTAAGATAATAGAACACGACAGTATTCcatcataattatcattaatttataacgGGCAGAGACAGCACTCGACCTAAAACAATAATCAGGTATACCTACAGACAGACACTATTTTAGTGTTCTCTTTGAGTGGACAGTGCTTGATGTTGTCTCTATATTTAGAACCTAATACTGTCAAATATTTTCAGAACAACTAAACTTACAGAATAATAGTAACCTAAATGTATGTCATAATTCATAAATGCTGATAACTTCCAACTCAATCCAGACTTAGCAAAAAAATCTGTAACCAAATATTACATTTGTATGCAAGATCTGGATTGAACCAAATTGTAGTTTGTAGATACCCAACAAAACcagtattaagttttatttgtaggaAAAGATAAACAGCGACACGTTGGAAGTTAGTCACTTTAATTCAAAAGTTAATAATGTTAGTTTGATAATGTGTAATAGGTGCGTTTCCTAAAACATTTGTGATCAAAGTCATTCCATTAGAAAGAGTATAAGTAACTtagatttaaaatctatttattcttAGTAAATGTCAATTATAAGATTAGTAATAAAGAGATTCGAATTCAAGAAACTTGaaaatttttgtaacattaacaATCTCAGTGAGAGTGGATTTTTTTATGACGAACAAGTTGAACAATATCAATGCAAAACAGCTGATAAAGCcatgttattaaaaaacaataatattaataattcaatctaCATATAGTCAGCCAGTAATATGACCTAGGTTTATTTTATGCACTTGAGAAGCAATTTAGCAGATATGAATAATAATACCAGTAAGTCAAAGTACAAGAGAAATATAATACCttacaatttataatgtaaataacaatttgtaaataaacgcCTACCAAACTTGTTAAGTGTAGCCattaagttatattaataaaatataagaaaacaattgaagtaCAGATGTTTCAATATCAGTCCTAATCCCATGATCATGTCCTTAGCTACAGCCACAATTCATTAGTCTGCGAAGTTAGATTAACCAATTTATCTAATACATAGATCTGAAGCCCACAGTTATAacttggcaaaaaacttacgtTCATGAgtagagttaaaaaaaagtctAGTGTGGTTCAtctgattataattaattaaaagtaaaatacatacatattacacaGCTACGAATCAATATTCAGTTGAAACTTTCTGCTCTAGCCACACCTTTTCTTTTTAGGCTTACTTTCCCCGTTTTCCTCCTGTCCGTTGGAGTCATCTCTCTTTCTGGTTTCCCCATCTTTGGctttatttttgtcttcatcATCCTCTTCCTCACCTTCCTCTGCTTTGGCTTCTTTGTTTTTGGCCCctatgataaaaatgaaagatgAAAAATCACCCAGACTTATTGGTTACTTTCTGCACTTAGGCTCCCAATTGGCGCACTGTGCGACAGGAACACAGAAGCTTGTCCTTTGATGGTATTGAGTTGGCACTATGTGACACATAGTGGTCATTATAGTGGTCACCTATACCACTCTGCTCATGATGCAATCATACAGTATTGAGCAGGAATTCAAGAATCTGGCACAAAAGATTTGCAACAATGGTACTACAATGGAAATCtatgattttaaaaaataagtaccatcctaatcctactaatatagaTTGAGTGGAATGTCCAAAATATCAAGAAAGTACCAACAGAAGTTCTACCACCTGCAAGCTATTCTGATATGCACTGCAATAGCACCAGAACTACTGCACCAATTGTAGTGatatttggtacacagatagtcttAAGCTGGAGAAACAACATAggtttttatctttaattttaatttttaactgaaaCGGCAAAAAGGTTTGTAAGGGTAGTCAAATCTACATTTTATCCCAGCATTCCCACGGAAACAGGAGCCTCACACTGTATCTAGTTTGTACTTAAATAGTCCTATAAAAAAGACTAAAAAGTGAAccataactacaattaaaatagaaaatttttgCACATTTACACACATAAGTGTGTGTAATTCAACTCCTAAAACTGTGCCCCTAAGAAGACCCACTGACCCACATTtggttataataaatttattctcaaaataaatagaaacataTATAAACATCTTGATCATTGCTgacatcattattttcattttgactaGTCGCCTTAAACTTGGTCTTTCGTTGAACAATGAGAAATGGGAATAggttatttagtatttttatttggaatatACAATAAACACTTACTTGCTTCATTTGCTTCGTTATCCAGCAATTGTATCATCTGGGTTATGGCATTATTTGCTTCAACCTGAAACGCCTCCAACGATTTTACAATATTGTCTTTTTCGGTTGAACTCAAAAGACTTTTCAGCAGTCTATTGTTTTGAGAGATAGTCATTTTAATCTCCGGTAtcatctttaattaattattagaggGCTTAGCGGCGTTCCTATTGTTTTGATTTCAGCCCGACTCGAAATTATGAGGTGTAagataaaaactgtcaaaaatcTGGTCTgtattgattaaaacaaaatcattactGATAAGTACTGAATGTGATTACCGAACGAAAACTGCGActgataaattaaacaaagagacaataattgaagttttatcaaaattaatacaccttgcttacaataaatattttttatttgaaattaatggtTTAACGATGACCgcaaattgatattaaattttaaatttctcaaTCTACCAATgcttaaaacttattattcCGAGAGATTTAAAAGTACAACTTGTCATTCTGTGAATATCAGCTGATTGATTACCTTTTTGTACAGCAATAAAATCGTGATTTAAACATAATTCCACTATGTAATAACTAAGTTAATATGCGGGAATTTGGCAGATTCGGTCCTTTGATCGGTGCAGTAGATGAAGGAACTTCAAATGTTAAGTTCCTGGTAATATTTTCACAGTTTACAATTTAATACCTCATAATACcgcttttattcaaataataaaatattgcaggTATTTGCGGCAAATACTTCCGAAGTGTTGACCTACCATCAAATATCGTTGAAACGATTCAGCCCTCAAGAAGGATGGATTGAACAAGATGCTCTGGAAATATTAAATGCAGTTTTGGAATGTATAGAGGTAAGACTgcctttataaatattgtattattacaaacaaataacactATTTATGATACTAGTAATAGAAATAACCATCTGAACCGACAAAGCCTTCATGTGCTTTAAAAACCTGATCTTCTTGATTTCTTGATGGATAATTCAAACCTTATATTTCAGGTAACAATAGATAATCTACGAAAACTGGATATAAACCCTGAGGATGTTGTTGGCATTGGTATCACAAACCAGAGAGAAACTACTATAGTATGGAACTCTGTAACCGGACAACCTCTTTATAGTGCCATAGGTACATTGATAATCATTAGctattctaaaatataataaaacataaaattgcaaTACTTCCACACAGCACcttctagtcttaaactaagcaaagtttgtaaatattgttcataaaataagtaCAATACAAGTTTAACTTAAAAGAACTTAGCTTACATAACTCTGAAGGTTGTAACTGGTGATGTCACCAACCATAATAAGCACAACTCAGATGAATAACACAATGTGAAGACTGAACTGATAAAGTAAAGTAGATAGAAAAAGATTTGGCATTTTCTGGGAAAGGGAAAATGCCTGTACTATCtttgataggtttttttttttcaattgtttcaatattaattatttatttaataatagtggCCTCACATATCTTTATTGAgatacataaacaaataaacttttattattaataaactttaaactttaactGTAACTTGTAGAGACTCTTTAAATGAATAACTTTTTTGGAACTGCATGTAAAAAAAAGTCCAACTTGATTACTGATACTAAGAGGTTTactattcatttttatgtttaattccAGTGTGGTTAGATGTAAGGACATCTAGCATTGTAGATGATCTGATTAAAACCAAAGGAGCCCAATGTATAAATGCTGTGACACAAACCAGTGGCCTGCCACTGTCCACATACTTTTCATCTGTGAAATTAAAATGGCTGCTGCAAAATGTATCTGCTGTAAAAGATTCAGTGAAAGCTGGAGAATGCATGGCAGGCACCGTGGATTCCTGGCTTATTTGGGTAAGGcctctgtaataaataaatataggaacaaaataaatgtgtaacaACTCATTTTACGTCATCAGAAAGCCACTTGAAACAAAGTGCTGTTGAATATGGTTTGCAGGCCGATAAACACATGTTATCTTTTGATTATCATATATAACACTGTGAAATCTACAGGTGTTGAATGATTTAAGATGTTGATTCCTCTTAACTTTTTACCCTGTCTTTCTGTAAAAAGCATAGTAAACccttagtttatttatttatttttagaatctaACTGGTGGAAGCCATGGCGGCACGCACGTAACAGATGTCACGAACGCTTCGCGGACGCAGCTCATGTCACTAAGAAGTCTTCAATGGGATAAAGGATTATTACGGTTTTTCGACATACCTATACAAATACTACCAAAGATTAAAAGCTCCGCCGAAATATATGGTTACATATCTACTGGATCCCTTCTTGGTGTACCAATAGCTGGGGTCagttatacttatttttacctGACTACCTACAGCGAGCGTGCGGGAGGTTAATGTTTTTCCtgtgttttgttatattaaacaaaaaagaatattcttaTCAACTTGACATCTCTTGCAAACTAgatatcttaatttttaattatgctttacttatttttttactagataTAAACGTATCAATGAATCCTCGTAATTATATTTagcctaaataaaattaatttaaagcatATTTCCTTCAGTGCCTGGGTGATCAACAAGCTGCTCTAGTTGGACAAGGATGCATGCGATTTGGTCAAGTCAAATGTACTTATGGCACTGGTTGTTTTCTATTATATAACACTGGTAATATGTTTCATAATTTGTATGGCAATTtctatttagtaataaaaatatagtcataaaataacataaaattaaaatatttgcaggTGATTCTATCATTCATTCACAACAAGGTCTTTTGACGACAGTGGCATATAAACTTGGGCAAGATGCACCTCCGGTTTATGCTTTAGAAGGATCTGTAGCTATAGCAGGTAAAGAAACCCAAACATAATCACACATTGATTTTCTTATTAGTAACAGGCTCATGAAGCATTTctattcacattttatttaggTGACACATTACAGTGGCTTCGTGATGGACTGGAGCTTATTACCGATGTAAGAGACACTGAAGCTCTGGCCGGAGAAGTTACTGATGATGAAGATGGAAGCATTTGTTTTGTGCCAGCATTTAATGGTTTATATGCGCCTCATTGGCGGAAGGATGCTAGAGGGTACGCAAACAATACAAATCGAGTTTAGTAGTACTagtgacattattattaatgttaggTTTAATTCATATGCAGAGTAATGTGTGGATTGAGTGGCAAAACCCGACGCGAGCATGTAGTCCGAGCTGCGTTTGACTCGGTGTGCCATCAGACGCGGTGTGTGGCGACTGCGATGGCGGCTGATGTAGCGCCACTCCGGAGATTGCTAGCAGACGGTGGAATGGCGCAAAATACAGTTCTGATGCAAATGCAAGCAGACATCCTCGGTATTCCTGtggtatgatttttttgtaaagctaGGCTTATatgttatgtaggtactttaatatgttataattttatacctGCAACTTCGTCCACGTATAATgcaacaaaaagtatttttctatattaaataaaagtaacctTCTCCTCAAGTTAATCCTTATTACATCAGCTACCAGCTACATAGGCAGCAAATAGTTTTCTTAGAACAGTCAACAGTAAAAAAAGCGTTTCTTACAAGGTAGATCCATGGACACGGCAGTGTTCCCGCCAAGCTATAATTAACTTGCATTACTTCGTAAGAGAAATCctgaatagaaataatttcacatCAGATTCGACCTTTG comes from the Trichoplusia ni isolate ovarian cell line Hi5 unplaced genomic scaffold, tn1 tig00003647, whole genome shotgun sequence genome and includes:
- the LOC113508023 gene encoding sodium- and chloride-dependent GABA transporter ine-like (The sequence of the model RefSeq protein was modified relative to this genomic sequence to represent the inferred CDS: added 407 bases not found in genome assembly), translated to MSRIENPTEAAAPSVAIHVERYDGQDRESSKLLDQHAPVPILTPSGQMRKVKSFSDTHKIRDVSTASGAASARSLRPYEQVATYPEPSECGTNHYGAPSVRSLASIGMGCTDGRKMVIRRVPTSPTELFHLVRPPTPPDEDTASHESDCEEEEEDTTAHLKPRRPFWANKIQFVLACVGYSVGLGNVWRFPYLCYKSGGGAFLIPYFIILLVCGVPMLFMELAIGQYTAHGPIGALSQICPLFKGAGLASVVISFLMSTYYAVIIAWAIYYFFTSFKTEVPWASCSNRWNTAQCWVPNHNMTKPNGSQTPTEQFFEKKVLSMSAGIEYPNGMRWELAACLVCAWVLVYFALWKSIKSSAKVRYITTTLPFLLIIVFLGRSLTLDGADKGLRFFFKPEWELLKQSRPWVNAASQVFNSIGVAFGSMIMFASYNRFDNNFLHDTVAVSLINAVTSLIVGIFTFATIGNIAFEQNTSVKDVIADSPGLLFVVYPQAIAKMPASQLWAVLFFFMFLCLGLNSQFAIVEVVVTSIQDGFPDMIRRRLVYHELLVLCVCGVSLVFGLPHIIHSGIYVFQLMDYYAASLSITYLAFFEVVAIAWFYGVGRLSRNIKQMTGRRPSLYFRVCWLVATPALLLALWVASMVDYTPPSYRQYQYPTWAQVLGWIIASLSLLCIPVYAIFIVIGSPGNNWREKLRNSIRPTSICECGVNECDICCSESEQPDDKTAIN
- the LOC113508029 gene encoding uncharacterized protein LOC113508029 — protein: MIPEIKMTISQNNRLLKSLLSSTEKDNIVKSLEAFQVEANNAITQMIQLLDNEANEARAKNKEAKAEEGEEEDDEDKNKAKDGETRKRDDSNGQEENGESKPKKKRCG
- the LOC113508024 gene encoding glycerol kinase-like encodes the protein MREFGRFGPLIGAVDEGTSNVKFLVFAANTSEVLTYHQISLKRFSPQEGWIEQDALEILNAVLECIEVTIDNLRKLDINPEDVVGIGITNQRETTIVWNSVTGQPLYSAIVWLDVRTSSIVDDLIKTKGAQCINAVTQTSGLPLSTYFSSVKLKWLLQNVSAVKDSVKAGECMAGTVDSWLIWNLTGGSHGGTHVTDVTNASRTQLMSLRSLQWDKGLLRFFDIPIQILPKIKSSAEIYGYISTGSLLGVPIAGCLGDQQAALVGQGCMRFGQVKCTYGTGCFLLYNTGDSIIHSQQGLLTTVAYKLGQDAPPVYALEGSVAIAGDTLQWLRDGLELITDVRDTEALAGEVTDDEDGSICFVPAFNGLYAPHWRKDARGVMCGLSGKTRREHVVRAAFDSVCHQTRCVATAMAADVAPLRRLLADGGMAQNTVLMQMQADILGIPVIRPLMMESTALGAAIVAGRALRVWPTSTPCPPADTFLPVTTSEEREIKRVRWEEALNRCMAWVSNDEEKEKICADETDRTTAVIPPGLFFLGTALLVIIADKFKVI